A single genomic interval of Candidatus Desulfofervidus auxilii harbors:
- a CDS encoding anaerobic ribonucleoside-triphosphate reductase activating protein, which yields MLNIGGFTPLSTIDYPGCLAAIIYTQGCNFRCIYCHNHRLINCEEMPISWDKIKTFIKSRKRLMDGIVITGGEPTLQRELPSFCAWLKKIGFLVKLDTNGTKPLMLKLLIEKGLIDYIAMDIKAPWHKYKKIIQVDFPISIIKDSFNLIKQSGIKCEFRTTVHSELLNFEDIKEIIKLVGKKHLLCFQIAQPTSIYNKPNIYTKEKLETLIKEFPEYNLMVR from the coding sequence ATGCTTAATATAGGTGGATTTACACCTTTATCTACAATTGATTATCCTGGATGTTTAGCAGCAATCATTTATACACAAGGATGTAATTTTCGCTGTATTTATTGTCATAATCACAGATTGATAAATTGTGAAGAAATGCCTATTTCATGGGATAAAATAAAGACATTCATTAAAAGTAGAAAGCGTTTGATGGATGGTATTGTTATTACTGGTGGTGAGCCTACTTTACAAAGAGAATTGCCTTCTTTTTGTGCATGGCTTAAAAAAATAGGTTTTTTAGTAAAACTTGATACAAATGGGACAAAACCTTTAATGCTTAAATTACTTATTGAAAAGGGACTTATTGATTATATTGCTATGGATATTAAGGCTCCTTGGCATAAATATAAAAAAATTATTCAAGTAGACTTTCCCATAAGTATTATAAAAGATAGTTTTAATCTTATAAAACAAAGTGGAATAAAATGTGAATTTCGTACTACTGTCCACAGTGAATTGCTTAATTTTGAAGATATAAAAGAAATTATTAAATTAGTTGGAAAAAAACATCTCCTTTGTTTCCAAATTGCTCAACCTACTTCTATTTATAATAAGCCAAATATATATACTAAAGAAAAATTAGAGACACTTATAAAGGAATTTCCTGAATATAATTTGATGGTGAGATAG
- a CDS encoding response regulator gives MEPKKPCILVVDDEAVLCKRLKTALERIGCNVEVCIDGSEALRKVEEKCFDIAIVDLKMNKIDGMQILEIIKRKKPKTEVIIITGFATAEVAREAFRKGASEFISKPFWLQDLYNVIFRLIEKMQKKQLLAT, from the coding sequence GTGGAACCTAAAAAACCATGCATTTTGGTAGTAGATGATGAAGCTGTTTTGTGTAAGAGGTTAAAAACGGCTTTAGAGAGGATTGGTTGTAATGTTGAAGTATGTATTGATGGTTCTGAGGCGTTAAGAAAAGTGGAGGAAAAATGTTTTGATATCGCAATAGTGGATTTAAAAATGAATAAAATTGATGGTATGCAGATTTTAGAGATAATTAAACGCAAAAAGCCCAAAACAGAGGTGATCATCATTACAGGTTTTGCTACAGCAGAAGTGGCAAGAGAAGCTTTTAGGAAAGGTGCTTCAGAATTTATTAGTAAACCATTTTGGTTACAAGATTTATACAATGTTATTTTTCGTTTGATTGAAAAGATGCAGAAAAAACAATTATTAGCTACTTAA
- a CDS encoding universal stress protein has protein sequence MNYKTILVPIDGSKASKIALEEAIKIAKENSASVIILHVVPQNADLIEVYKISSLKSAFQQEGKKLLEEAYKYASQKGISAISRLVEGKPWEEIVKIATTQNCDLIVMGSHGHSVFSKFFLGSVTQRVLGEAPCPVMVVREKK, from the coding sequence ATGAACTATAAAACTATTTTAGTCCCGATAGATGGTTCTAAAGCAAGTAAAATAGCACTAGAAGAAGCTATTAAAATTGCTAAAGAAAATAGTGCATCTGTCATTATTCTTCATGTAGTCCCTCAAAATGCTGATTTGATAGAGGTTTATAAAATAAGTTCTTTAAAATCAGCATTTCAGCAAGAGGGAAAGAAGCTTTTAGAGGAAGCCTATAAATACGCTTCTCAAAAGGGAATTTCAGCAATAAGTCGTTTGGTAGAAGGTAAGCCTTGGGAGGAGATTGTTAAAATTGCTACGACGCAAAATTGTGATTTGATAGTGATGGGGAGTCATGGGCATAGTGTTTTTAGTAAGTTTTTTTTAGGTAGCGTAACACAAAGGGTATTAGGGGAAGCACCTTGTCCTGTAATGGTAGTGAGAGAAAAAAAGTAA
- a CDS encoding sulfite exporter TauE/SafE family protein: MAALSAPVAEIANKTEIVTQIFQSHPWSIAVVVLLGFMGGLLSGFIGSGGAFIMTPGMMNLGIPGVMAVGANITHKFGKAMMGSKKHGEMGHVDKKLAIFMLITALIGIKLAVWVNGYFFEKLGKAGSSLYVSVFFVLTLSLIGGSMLKDALKTLRGGATGPSKFLLELASKLQIPPLIHFKVAGVKISLLVIIVVGLAVGYMAGTIGVGGFIGVPAMIYVFGVPTVVAAGTELFLAMFMGAWGAFNYALSGYVDLRLTLLLYAGSLVGIYFGAIGTSLVKELYIRLITAILILLCCISRAFAIPEYMNSLHIINLTPQNVHLCETLSRIFLFGSGFVATLFILITVFKAHFAKQRLVKRYAVPATTTIK, translated from the coding sequence ATGGCAGCTTTAAGTGCTCCAGTTGCTGAAATAGCAAATAAAACAGAAATAGTTACACAAATTTTTCAAAGTCATCCCTGGTCAATAGCAGTAGTTGTTCTGTTAGGATTTATGGGAGGACTACTTTCTGGCTTTATAGGTTCTGGAGGGGCATTTATTATGACACCAGGGATGATGAATTTAGGTATTCCAGGTGTAATGGCGGTAGGAGCAAACATTACTCATAAATTTGGTAAAGCTATGATGGGTTCTAAAAAACACGGAGAAATGGGACATGTAGATAAAAAGTTAGCCATTTTTATGCTTATAACTGCTCTTATAGGGATTAAGCTTGCTGTTTGGGTAAATGGTTATTTCTTTGAAAAATTGGGAAAAGCCGGCTCTAGTCTTTATGTAAGTGTATTTTTTGTGCTTACTCTTAGTTTAATCGGTGGTTCTATGCTTAAAGATGCTCTTAAAACCTTACGTGGTGGAGCTACAGGCCCATCTAAATTTCTCTTAGAGTTAGCTAGCAAACTTCAGATTCCTCCTCTTATTCATTTTAAGGTAGCAGGCGTTAAAATCTCTCTTTTAGTAATTATCGTTGTAGGTTTAGCAGTTGGTTATATGGCTGGGACCATTGGTGTGGGTGGCTTCATTGGTGTACCAGCTATGATTTATGTCTTTGGCGTACCTACTGTAGTGGCAGCTGGTACAGAACTTTTTTTGGCTATGTTTATGGGAGCATGGGGAGCTTTTAATTATGCCTTAAGTGGATATGTAGATTTACGTCTTACTTTACTTCTTTATGCTGGTTCTCTTGTTGGCATTTATTTTGGTGCGATTGGCACAAGTTTAGTAAAAGAACTTTATATCCGTTTAATCACAGCTATTCTTATTCTTTTATGTTGTATTTCACGTGCCTTTGCTATTCCTGAATATATGAATAGTTTGCATATTATTAATCTTACACCACAGAATGTACATCTATGTGAGACTTTAAGTAGAATTTTCCTTTTCGGGAGTGGTTTTGTCGCAACACTGTTTATCCTTATTACTGTGTTTAAAGCTCACTTTGCGAAACAAAGATTAGTTAAGAGATATGCTGTTCCAGCTACTACAACAATTAAATAG